A DNA window from Candidatus Thermokryptus mobilis contains the following coding sequences:
- the murB gene encoding UDP-N-acetylmuramate dehydrogenase, producing MIDLGQIREIVSGKILLNEPLAKYTTFKIGGPADIYVEPMNINELLNLLRYLDDREIDFVVLGNGSNVLISDDGFRGAVINLEAGFNFVKEESGCVVAGAGIKLARFVDFCVENGLRGVEMLAGIPGTLGGAIIMNAGAYSGEISDYLLDVEVIRNMKLVRLKKEECGFGYRTSNLTNDIVIQARFKFPPGDVEEMKKIRREILLKRNKSQPVDFPNAGSIFKNPPGDYAGRLIEKAGLKGICIGDAQISERHANFIINKGNAKAIDVLELIKLAQTKVYEKFGIKLELEVRLIGFKESEIVELL from the coding sequence ATGATTGACCTCGGGCAGATAAGAGAAATAGTCAGTGGTAAGATTTTGCTCAATGAACCGCTCGCAAAGTATACGACTTTTAAAATTGGTGGTCCAGCTGACATCTATGTTGAGCCGATGAACATCAATGAGCTTTTAAATCTTTTGAGATACCTTGACGATAGAGAGATTGATTTTGTGGTTCTCGGGAATGGAAGTAATGTTTTGATAAGTGATGATGGCTTCAGAGGCGCTGTGATAAATCTTGAAGCGGGGTTTAATTTTGTTAAGGAGGAAAGTGGATGTGTTGTAGCTGGTGCGGGCATCAAATTGGCGAGGTTCGTTGATTTCTGTGTGGAAAACGGTTTGCGCGGTGTTGAAATGCTTGCGGGAATTCCCGGAACCCTCGGCGGAGCGATAATAATGAACGCCGGCGCTTATTCAGGTGAAATATCGGATTATCTACTTGATGTTGAAGTGATAAGAAATATGAAACTTGTGCGACTTAAAAAAGAGGAGTGTGGTTTTGGCTATAGGACTTCAAATCTGACAAATGATATCGTCATCCAAGCGAGATTTAAGTTTCCCCCGGGGGATGTTGAGGAGATGAAAAAAATAAGGCGTGAGATTTTGTTGAAGAGGAATAAATCTCAGCCAGTTGATTTCCCGAACGCTGGAAGTATATTTAAGAATCCTCCCGGGGATTATGCTGGAAGATTGATTGAAAAAGCCGGGTTAAAGGGAATTTGTATCGGTGATGCTCAAATTTCCGAAAGGCATGCAAATTTCATAATCAATAAAGGTAACGCAAAAGCAATTGATGTCCTTGAGTTGATAAAACTTGCTCAAACAAAGGTTTACGAAAAGTTTGGGATAAAACTTGAACTTGAGGTTAGATTGATCGGTTTTAAAGAAAGTGAAATTGTAGAACTTTTATGA
- a CDS encoding cell division protein FtsQ/DivIB: protein MRLNEREIKLWQFLVFVFFLLPLVLGAINWRDKRVVNKIIVKGNKVLSSEKIVKLAGVKLGERIVELNLSELRGRIEKHKFIRFADVYTNLPDVIFIEVVEREPIAMFTSKGKIYFVDLEGVVIPAEEVGRLFSVPFLGEIERPVANVNFDSTGLRKCFELLKIALEKRAYELISELRVKNGEIVLLTTDGAVPVFLGDDEFDRKFVYLREFWKQVVLKRGYPSYIDLRYSGSIFAKFDSKN, encoded by the coding sequence ATGAGGTTGAACGAAAGAGAAATAAAGCTTTGGCAATTTTTGGTGTTTGTGTTCTTTCTTTTGCCTTTAGTTTTAGGTGCGATAAATTGGCGAGATAAAAGAGTTGTGAACAAGATTATCGTAAAAGGAAACAAGGTGCTTTCATCGGAGAAAATCGTTAAGCTTGCTGGTGTTAAGCTTGGGGAGCGCATCGTTGAATTGAATCTTTCTGAGTTGAGAGGAAGAATTGAGAAACACAAGTTTATAAGGTTTGCAGATGTTTATACTAACTTGCCCGATGTGATTTTCATTGAAGTTGTTGAAAGAGAGCCGATAGCGATGTTTACGAGCAAAGGTAAAATTTATTTCGTTGATTTGGAAGGTGTTGTAATTCCAGCTGAAGAAGTTGGTCGGTTGTTTTCTGTGCCGTTTCTAGGTGAAATTGAAAGACCGGTTGCAAATGTTAATTTTGATTCAACAGGGTTGCGCAAATGTTTTGAACTGTTGAAAATAGCACTTGAGAAAAGAGCTTATGAATTGATTTCTGAGTTGAGGGTTAAAAATGGAGAGATTGTGCTATTAACTACTGATGGCGCTGTTCCTGTTTTTCTTGGGGACGATGAATTTGATAGAAAGTTTGTTTATTTGAGGGAATTTTGGAAGCAAGTTGTTTTGAAGAGAGGTTATCCGTCTTATATTGACCTTAGATATAGCGGTAGCATTTTTGCAAAGTTTGATTCAAAAAATTAA
- the ftsA gene encoding cell division protein FtsA, translating to MSHIIVGLDIGTSKVSALIASLEGNGNVNILGLGKSPSSGLLRGSVVNIETTSRSIREVISLVENQSGEKVHSVIVGIAGNEVQGFTSKSMITTRAPNHEIKKEDIKRLIDDAKQVRLPSDRVILHVLPQEFIVDGIEGIKDPVGMTGIKVEAIVHIVTAHITPIDNIRRSVNRAGLEVELIAFEPLASSYSVLSEEEKEIGVALIDIGAGTTDVAVFEDGIVKYTGSLPIAGNQITDDIRKAFGIQRDEAERLKITEGYAYQNSIVEDKRIIVQGLGGRKPLEISRSILCNVIQPRVEEIFELLYKEHLKKSGYIKSLSAGIVLTGGSALLKGIVELAMDKFEMSVRIGIPTGFSGGLVQEVQNPIYATVAGLVLYKVEEIKKGYLSSDGGFREPLKRIWEFLKSIFR from the coding sequence ATGTCACATATAATTGTTGGACTTGACATAGGGACGAGCAAAGTTTCAGCGCTTATAGCTTCGCTTGAGGGAAATGGCAATGTCAATATTCTCGGTTTGGGTAAAAGTCCATCGTCTGGACTTTTGCGCGGTAGCGTTGTTAATATTGAGACGACATCGCGGTCAATTCGCGAGGTTATTAGCCTTGTTGAGAATCAATCCGGGGAGAAGGTTCATAGCGTTATAGTTGGGATTGCTGGGAACGAGGTTCAGGGTTTTACGAGTAAGAGTATGATAACGACCCGTGCTCCAAATCATGAAATAAAAAAGGAAGATATCAAGCGTTTGATAGATGATGCCAAACAGGTTCGCTTGCCTTCAGATAGAGTTATCTTGCATGTTTTACCGCAGGAATTCATAGTTGACGGGATAGAGGGGATTAAGGACCCTGTCGGGATGACGGGGATTAAGGTTGAGGCGATAGTTCACATCGTGACGGCTCATATAACCCCAATTGATAACATACGAAGGAGCGTCAACCGAGCAGGTCTTGAAGTTGAATTAATTGCTTTTGAACCGCTTGCCTCATCTTATTCGGTTTTAAGCGAGGAAGAAAAGGAAATTGGCGTTGCTTTGATTGATATTGGAGCTGGAACTACGGATGTGGCTGTGTTTGAGGATGGAATAGTAAAATACACCGGCTCTTTGCCTATTGCTGGAAATCAGATAACAGACGATATAAGGAAAGCATTCGGTATCCAGAGGGACGAAGCAGAACGTTTAAAAATCACTGAGGGGTATGCGTATCAAAACTCAATAGTAGAAGACAAAAGGATAATCGTCCAGGGTTTGGGTGGGAGGAAACCACTTGAAATAAGCAGAAGTATATTGTGTAATGTAATTCAGCCGAGGGTGGAGGAGATATTTGAACTTCTTTACAAGGAACATTTAAAGAAATCAGGCTACATCAAGTCACTTTCCGCTGGGATTGTTCTTACTGGAGGGAGCGCTTTGTTGAAGGGTATAGTTGAGCTTGCGATGGATAAATTTGAGATGTCAGTTCGTATTGGAATACCGACGGGATTTTCTGGAGGTTTGGTTCAAGAGGTTCAAAACCCGATATATGCTACTGTTGCGGGTCTTGTTTTGTATAAAGTTGAGGAGATTAAAAAGGGGTATCTTTCGTCTGATGGTGGGTTTAGGGAACCGTTGAAAAGAATATGGGAATTTCTGAAGTCAATCTTTCGGTAA
- the ftsZ gene encoding cell division protein FtsZ, with amino-acid sequence MGISEVNLSVKIKIIREVYMITLADSSERAESTLAKIKVVGVGGCGCNSVKMMALKGVPLNVELIAVNTDAQSLDGIDSELGIKKIYVGSKKLGAGAKPEIGQKVVEEASARIEEVLSGADLVFVTAGLGKGTGTGGAPVVANIAKSLGALVIAVVFTPFRNQGKRALQIAEEGLKNLKEVSDTVIAISNEKLLNSVGKQDIQEAFDFGNEVLYNAVKGITDIISKPGLVNVDFMDIKTVMSDTGNALLGTGIARGEHRAIEATQKAISHPLVEGVSIDGAKNVLINIVAGKLSLTEVDEAIKVITDRTGDDINLIYGVVKDETMGDDFMVTVIATGMDTVSVSPKKTPLAPRRVTPVYDIDDERIDYKETEIKRPAYLRKGIMIESKGEASDLDNRKTPEAKPPFLRNVMD; translated from the coding sequence ATGGGAATTTCTGAAGTCAATCTTTCGGTAAAAATAAAAATTATCAGGGAGGTTTATATGATAACATTGGCTGATTCATCGGAAAGAGCTGAGTCAACATTAGCCAAGATAAAAGTTGTAGGTGTTGGCGGTTGCGGTTGCAATTCTGTTAAGATGATGGCTTTAAAAGGTGTGCCGTTAAATGTTGAACTTATCGCTGTGAACACGGATGCTCAATCCCTTGACGGAATTGATAGCGAGCTCGGAATAAAAAAGATTTATGTCGGGAGTAAAAAGCTTGGTGCTGGAGCTAAACCTGAAATCGGACAAAAAGTTGTTGAGGAGGCAAGCGCGAGGATTGAAGAGGTTCTCTCCGGGGCGGACCTTGTGTTTGTAACCGCTGGGCTTGGCAAAGGTACCGGGACAGGAGGTGCACCTGTTGTAGCTAATATCGCAAAGTCACTTGGGGCTTTGGTCATTGCGGTTGTTTTCACCCCGTTTAGAAATCAAGGTAAAAGAGCACTTCAGATCGCTGAAGAAGGGCTTAAAAATCTCAAAGAGGTTTCTGATACCGTCATAGCCATAAGTAATGAAAAATTGCTCAACAGTGTTGGCAAACAAGATATTCAAGAGGCATTTGATTTCGGGAATGAAGTGCTTTACAATGCTGTCAAAGGCATAACCGACATAATAAGTAAACCTGGGCTTGTAAATGTTGATTTCATGGATATCAAAACAGTGATGAGTGACACTGGGAATGCCTTGCTTGGAACTGGAATTGCAAGGGGTGAGCACAGGGCAATTGAAGCAACGCAAAAAGCAATTTCTCACCCGCTTGTTGAAGGTGTGTCAATTGACGGAGCTAAAAATGTTCTAATTAACATTGTCGCAGGCAAGCTAAGTTTGACTGAAGTGGACGAGGCAATTAAAGTGATCACTGATAGAACAGGCGATGATATAAACTTAATTTATGGCGTTGTTAAAGACGAAACAATGGGCGATGATTTTATGGTCACAGTTATAGCAACTGGGATGGATACCGTTAGCGTTTCGCCCAAAAAAACTCCATTAGCGCCAAGAAGGGTGACCCCCGTTTATGATATTGACGATGAAAGAATAGATTACAAAGAGACAGAAATTAAAAGACCGGCATACTTGCGCAAAGGGATAATGATTGAAAGTAAGGGAGAAGCCAGTGATCTTGATAATAGAAAGACACCGGAAGCAAAACCACCATTTTTGAGAAATGTAATGGATTGA
- a CDS encoding 4a-hydroxytetrahydrobiopterin dehydratase → MKFTIEEIKDRLKRLEGWAYDEQGDRIWREFKFKNFREAMAFVLKVAFESEKVDHHPDILIEYNRVKIYLRTHSLNGVTEKDFNLAEKIEGIFGAG, encoded by the coding sequence ATGAAATTTACAATTGAGGAAATCAAAGATAGATTAAAGCGTTTAGAAGGTTGGGCTTACGATGAGCAAGGTGATAGGATTTGGCGTGAGTTTAAGTTTAAAAATTTTCGTGAGGCGATGGCGTTTGTTTTAAAAGTGGCGTTTGAGTCGGAGAAAGTTGATCATCATCCTGACATTTTAATTGAATATAATCGGGTTAAAATTTATTTGCGGACTCATAGTTTGAACGGTGTGACAGAGAAAGATTTCAATCTTGCTGAAAAAATTGAGGGGATTTTTGGGGCGGGTTGA
- a CDS encoding glucose-1-phosphate thymidylyltransferase has product MKALIASGGRGTRLRPLTHTQNKHLIPIANKPMLHYAIETVAEAGIKEIGIVHNADSDEVPKAIGDGSRWGVKITYIPQEAPLGLAHVVLIAEDFIGDDKFVFYLGDNMFVGGIKKFVEEFEKNHYNCFLTLAKVKDPQRFGVPEIVDGKIVRIEEKPKTPKSNFAVAGIYFYDSSIFEAVKNIKPSWRGELEISDAHTYLIEKGYKVGYAEITGWWKDTGKPEDLLEANRLVLDSLEARIEENVEVDQSTKIEGKVILERGAKVKNSIIRGPAIIGKSCIIEGSYIGPYTSIDEGSFVLNSEIEYSIVMKNCKILNVGIRIESSLLGNDVEIVEAVGKPRVHKFMIGDQSRIEIAW; this is encoded by the coding sequence ATGAAGGCACTTATTGCAAGCGGGGGAAGGGGAACCCGTCTTAGACCTTTAACCCACACTCAGAATAAACATTTAATACCGATAGCTAACAAACCAATGCTTCATTATGCGATTGAGACAGTGGCTGAAGCGGGTATAAAGGAGATTGGTATAGTTCATAATGCGGATAGCGATGAGGTCCCAAAAGCCATAGGTGATGGGAGTCGTTGGGGAGTCAAGATAACTTACATACCTCAGGAAGCACCACTTGGGCTTGCGCATGTTGTTTTGATAGCTGAAGATTTCATCGGGGATGATAAATTCGTTTTTTATCTTGGGGATAATATGTTCGTTGGTGGAATAAAAAAGTTTGTTGAGGAGTTTGAAAAAAATCATTACAATTGTTTTTTAACCCTCGCAAAGGTGAAAGACCCACAGAGGTTTGGTGTTCCTGAAATAGTTGATGGTAAAATTGTCAGAATTGAAGAGAAACCGAAAACTCCGAAAAGTAATTTTGCGGTTGCTGGAATTTATTTTTACGACAGTTCAATTTTTGAAGCCGTTAAAAATATAAAACCAAGTTGGCGTGGTGAACTTGAAATATCAGATGCGCATACATACTTGATTGAGAAAGGTTATAAAGTCGGCTACGCAGAGATAACCGGTTGGTGGAAGGATACAGGAAAACCCGAGGATTTGCTTGAAGCGAATCGCCTTGTTTTAGATTCTCTTGAAGCCAGGATTGAGGAAAATGTTGAAGTTGATCAAAGCACGAAAATTGAAGGAAAAGTTATACTTGAGAGGGGTGCAAAGGTTAAAAACAGCATAATCCGAGGTCCAGCTATCATTGGGAAAAGTTGTATAATTGAGGGAAGTTATATCGGTCCTTATACCTCTATTGATGAGGGCAGTTTCGTTCTTAACAGTGAAATTGAATATAGCATAGTGATGAAGAATTGCAAAATTTTGAATGTGGGAATAAGAATTGAGAGTAGTTTGCTTGGTAATGATGTTGAGATAGTTGAGGCGGTTGGGAAGCCCAGAGTTCATAAATTTATGATCGGCGATCAATCAAGAATAGAGATAGCGTGGTGA
- a CDS encoding HEPN domain-containing protein: protein MGKEEFLKKRAMEFYKLARRNFEDGFYNISAFEIEQACQLYLKYILFKKAGDYPKVHFLTILLEELHKAIGDIRIKEFLKENTLAFQSMESAYLSLRYLGKEYNRDEVESLLDFADKLVKFLGEVANEKLL, encoded by the coding sequence ATGGGAAAAGAGGAGTTTTTGAAGAAGAGAGCGATGGAATTTTACAAATTAGCCCGAAGAAATTTTGAAGATGGTTTTTATAATATCAGCGCTTTTGAAATTGAACAAGCATGCCAACTTTATCTTAAATATATCCTTTTCAAGAAAGCTGGTGATTATCCGAAAGTCCATTTTTTGACGATATTGCTTGAGGAATTACACAAAGCGATCGGCGATATCAGAATAAAGGAATTTTTGAAAGAGAATACCCTTGCATTTCAAAGTATGGAAAGTGCTTATCTCTCGTTAAGGTATCTTGGTAAGGAATACAATCGTGATGAAGTTGAATCGCTTTTGGATTTCGCCGATAAACTAGTGAAATTTTTGGGGGAAGTGGCAAATGAAAAGCTTTTATGA
- a CDS encoding nucleotidyltransferase domain-containing protein, which produces MKSFYEIVLEEARERKEYLENYLIYAREIKERAKKLLGDVKVFVFGSVVSEDYNPMSDIDILIISDSVPDGAIEQAKIKVLLTEGFKPGVFQIHLAKPDEYENWYKNFVKCKVEI; this is translated from the coding sequence ATGAAAAGCTTTTATGAAATAGTCCTTGAGGAAGCACGGGAGAGGAAAGAATATCTTGAGAATTATTTGATATATGCGCGCGAGATTAAAGAAAGAGCAAAAAAATTGCTTGGAGATGTAAAGGTTTTCGTTTTCGGCTCTGTTGTCAGCGAAGATTACAACCCTATGAGCGACATTGACATTTTGATAATCTCGGATAGTGTCCCTGATGGAGCGATTGAACAGGCGAAAATAAAGGTTTTGCTTACAGAGGGCTTCAAGCCAGGCGTTTTTCAAATTCATCTGGCAAAACCGGATGAATATGAAAACTGGTATAAAAATTTCGTCAAATGTAAAGTTGAAATTTAA
- a CDS encoding enoyl-CoA hydratase/isomerase family protein, whose translation MYQNILFEVKDKIAYVTINRPEKLNALNFQTMSELRDVFIRIKNDDDIYAVIITGAGEKAFVAGADISELNKLDAVTGREFAERGQEIFNLIENLGKPVIAAVNGYALGGGSELAWACHFRIAAENAVFGQPEIDLGIIPGYGGTQRLTRLAGKTKAMELILTGRRFTAKEAYEMGVVNKVVPLSELMKEAEELAKALASKPQIAVRMAIKAVNMAYETTLTDGLHLEATLFAICCGTEDFKEGTSAFLEKRKPVFKNK comes from the coding sequence ATGTATCAAAACATTTTATTTGAGGTCAAAGACAAAATCGCTTATGTTACAATTAACAGACCTGAGAAATTAAACGCCTTAAATTTCCAGACGATGTCCGAGTTAAGGGATGTTTTTATAAGGATTAAAAATGATGATGACATTTACGCAGTCATCATTACTGGTGCTGGGGAAAAAGCCTTTGTTGCTGGTGCAGATATTTCTGAACTTAACAAACTTGATGCTGTCACCGGTCGTGAATTCGCAGAGCGTGGGCAGGAAATTTTCAACTTAATTGAAAACCTTGGAAAACCAGTCATCGCTGCTGTGAATGGATACGCTTTGGGAGGTGGGAGTGAACTTGCTTGGGCTTGTCATTTTAGAATTGCAGCAGAAAACGCGGTTTTCGGTCAACCCGAAATTGACCTCGGGATAATCCCCGGATATGGTGGGACACAACGACTGACACGACTCGCTGGTAAGACGAAAGCGATGGAACTCATCCTGACGGGTAGAAGATTTACAGCAAAAGAAGCTTATGAAATGGGGGTCGTAAATAAAGTCGTCCCTCTATCAGAGCTTATGAAGGAGGCGGAAGAACTCGCAAAGGCGCTTGCATCAAAACCGCAAATCGCGGTTCGTATGGCGATCAAAGCTGTTAATATGGCTTATGAAACAACTTTAACAGATGGGTTACATCTTGAAGCAACACTCTTCGCTATATGCTGTGGAACGGAGGACTTTAAAGAGGGAACATCTGCATTCCTTGAAAAAAGAAAGCCCGTCTTCAAGAATAAATGA
- a CDS encoding beta-mannosidase produces the protein MKKIIDLNGEWEFKVCSESFIPDELKRKLFNWQVAFVPGVVHLDLLRSGLIPDPFFETNENLVQWVDKVDWVYRKRFIVDFDFSDFHSVKLTFEGLDTVGTVKLNGLEIGSFENMFISYSFDVKGNLNQGENEVEVVFKAPTFVAKELENKYGKLLVELASHRVYLRKAQYSFGWDWGPILTTSGIWKPVYIEFLKFARIKNVWFKTVSISSSKADIFTEIEIEKFTDDDIDLVLTVLSEGEKIYERKFVQKGGDRVRGHRFEIYEPRLWFPSGYGEQALYNAVVEIFKGGELIDRVEKKFGIRTVRLIQEKDEDGESFIFEVNGEKIFCKGANWIPADSFLPRVRKDDYDKLLEMAKEANLNMLRVWGGGIYEDDYFYEKCDELGIMIWQDFMFACASYPEFQEFIENVKNEAIQVVKRLRNHPSIVIWCGNNENEWIWVDKTGKSPDEMPGASIFNEILPSVCDSYDGTRPYWRSSPWGKNYPNSETDGNHHQWKVWSGWLDYKNYEFVKARFITEFGFQSPPHVKTLNEVIKPENRDFNSPSIHHRNKQVEGIERLFRFLIAHHKVVSDFEELIYRMQLNQAEAIKFAVENWRVRKFKTSGTIFWQWNDPWPVISWSAIDYKRRPKALYFFAKKFFSPVLLVIKKVEDRAQIFIVNDLLNPISCGVIIKTMTTRGEVKFFSKFNASVRGNDVALALDVPLSELKVEDFKTDYIYAKLEVDGSVIAENSLYLTEPKFLKLKNPGLRYKLIKSDEETLTLRITSSGLAKSVFINFENGDDIWLSDNFFDVHPSATVEIKVKSNKSVAELLRSLRIKYLT, from the coding sequence ATGAAAAAAATCATTGACCTGAATGGAGAATGGGAGTTTAAGGTCTGTTCTGAAAGTTTTATTCCAGATGAATTAAAACGAAAACTTTTTAACTGGCAAGTCGCATTTGTCCCAGGAGTTGTGCACCTTGACCTTTTAAGGAGTGGTTTAATCCCCGATCCATTTTTTGAAACAAATGAAAATCTCGTTCAATGGGTTGATAAAGTTGATTGGGTTTACAGGAAAAGATTTATCGTTGATTTTGATTTCTCTGACTTTCATTCAGTAAAGCTTACCTTTGAAGGGCTTGACACAGTTGGAACTGTTAAGTTGAATGGCTTGGAAATTGGCTCGTTTGAAAATATGTTCATTTCGTATTCTTTTGATGTAAAGGGAAATTTAAACCAAGGGGAGAACGAAGTTGAGGTTGTTTTTAAAGCGCCAACTTTTGTCGCGAAAGAGCTTGAAAATAAATATGGGAAGTTGCTAGTTGAACTTGCTTCCCACAGGGTTTATCTAAGAAAGGCACAGTATTCATTTGGCTGGGATTGGGGACCGATATTAACAACATCCGGGATTTGGAAGCCGGTTTATATTGAATTTTTGAAGTTTGCAAGGATAAAGAATGTTTGGTTCAAAACCGTTTCAATATCAAGTTCAAAGGCTGATATTTTTACAGAGATTGAGATTGAAAAATTTACCGATGATGATATTGATTTAGTTCTTACGGTTTTGTCCGAAGGCGAAAAAATTTATGAGAGAAAATTTGTTCAGAAAGGAGGGGATAGGGTAAGGGGACATAGATTTGAAATTTATGAGCCGAGATTATGGTTTCCAAGTGGTTATGGGGAGCAGGCACTTTATAACGCGGTCGTTGAAATTTTTAAAGGTGGAGAGTTGATTGATAGAGTGGAGAAAAAGTTTGGGATAAGAACGGTTCGCTTGATTCAGGAAAAAGATGAGGACGGTGAAAGTTTTATATTTGAGGTAAACGGAGAGAAAATCTTCTGCAAAGGGGCAAATTGGATTCCGGCGGATAGTTTCTTGCCAAGAGTTAGAAAAGATGATTATGATAAACTACTTGAGATGGCAAAGGAAGCAAACCTAAACATGCTTAGGGTTTGGGGTGGCGGGATTTATGAAGATGACTACTTTTATGAAAAGTGTGATGAACTTGGCATAATGATATGGCAGGATTTTATGTTTGCGTGTGCAAGTTATCCTGAATTTCAAGAGTTCATTGAAAATGTCAAAAATGAAGCAATACAAGTCGTCAAGCGCTTGAGGAATCACCCGTCAATAGTAATTTGGTGCGGGAACAATGAAAACGAGTGGATATGGGTTGATAAAACCGGGAAATCTCCAGATGAAATGCCAGGGGCAAGTATTTTTAACGAGATTTTACCATCCGTTTGCGATTCATACGATGGAACAAGACCTTATTGGCGAAGCTCACCCTGGGGGAAGAATTACCCAAATTCTGAGACCGATGGGAATCATCATCAATGGAAGGTTTGGAGCGGTTGGCTTGATTATAAAAATTATGAATTTGTCAAGGCAAGATTTATAACCGAGTTTGGTTTTCAAAGCCCGCCCCATGTGAAGACTTTAAATGAAGTTATAAAGCCGGAGAATAGAGATTTTAATTCACCCTCAATCCACCATCGCAATAAACAAGTTGAAGGTATTGAACGACTTTTCAGATTTTTAATTGCTCATCATAAAGTTGTTTCTGATTTTGAAGAGCTAATTTATAGGATGCAGTTAAACCAGGCGGAAGCGATAAAATTTGCTGTTGAAAATTGGCGGGTAAGAAAATTTAAAACTTCGGGGACAATTTTCTGGCAGTGGAACGATCCTTGGCCTGTGATAAGTTGGTCAGCAATTGATTATAAGAGGAGACCGAAAGCGTTGTATTTCTTCGCAAAAAAATTTTTCAGCCCAGTTCTGTTAGTGATTAAAAAAGTTGAGGATAGAGCGCAAATTTTTATCGTTAATGATTTGCTGAACCCTATCTCGTGTGGGGTTATAATCAAGACGATGACGACGAGAGGGGAGGTGAAATTTTTTAGTAAGTTTAATGCCAGCGTTAGGGGAAACGATGTCGCTTTGGCTTTAGATGTCCCTTTAAGTGAATTAAAGGTTGAAGATTTTAAAACGGATTATATCTATGCAAAGCTTGAAGTGGACGGCTCGGTCATAGCTGAAAATTCACTTTATTTGACCGAGCCGAAGTTTCTAAAACTTAAAAATCCTGGTTTGAGGTATAAACTCATTAAATCAGACGAGGAAACGCTCACATTAAGAATTACATCAAGCGGTCTTGCGAAATCCGTTTTCATAAACTTTGAAAACGGTGATGACATTTGGCTTAGCGATAACTTTTTTGATGTTCACCCATCCGCGACGGTTGAGATCAAAGTTAAATCAAATAAAAGTGTCGCCGAGTTGTTGAGGTCTCTTCGGATAAAGTATTTGACCTAA
- a CDS encoding YncE family protein: protein MKPLKSFLVLSIILLLSLNSCKKSEPLTSETPKLKGVYILNEGNFGRNNSTLSYYIPDSNLVYEDVFYQVNGRNLGDTGNDIVIAGNRVYIVVNNSDKIEVIEPITHKWLRTILTPNASPYKIAIWGTKGYVTNLYRNAVTVIDVNTGSVLIDTLKVGNNPTGIFSINGKIYVANSGFGYDNRVSVINPQTDKVIKEIKLHDGPDAFALEESKNRLWVLCYGSYGDWQNPDDDTYGKMFAIDITTDNIVDSIIVGGHPSRLVILEGFAYTIKDGNIARINLSTKEIQENFIEGNFYSLGIDILNKLLYCADAKDYVRKGEVYVYDLSGKFIKKFQVGVIPSSFGFVN from the coding sequence ATGAAGCCTCTAAAATCGTTTCTCGTGCTCTCAATCATTTTGCTTTTAAGTCTGAACAGCTGCAAAAAAAGTGAACCATTGACTTCAGAAACACCGAAGCTAAAAGGTGTATATATTCTAAATGAGGGGAATTTCGGACGCAACAATTCAACACTAAGCTATTACATCCCGGATTCAAATCTTGTATACGAAGATGTTTTTTATCAGGTCAACGGTAGAAACCTTGGGGATACAGGAAATGACATCGTTATAGCAGGAAATAGAGTTTACATCGTTGTGAATAACTCTGATAAAATTGAAGTCATAGAACCAATTACACATAAATGGCTAAGGACCATATTAACTCCAAACGCAAGCCCATATAAAATTGCAATTTGGGGGACAAAGGGATATGTAACGAACTTATATAGAAATGCCGTCACTGTGATAGATGTTAACACTGGTTCGGTTTTAATTGACACTTTGAAAGTCGGAAACAATCCGACGGGGATTTTCTCCATAAATGGTAAAATTTATGTCGCTAACTCTGGCTTCGGTTACGATAACCGAGTTTCAGTGATAAATCCCCAAACCGATAAAGTCATAAAAGAAATTAAACTTCACGATGGTCCTGATGCTTTCGCATTAGAGGAAAGCAAAAATCGCCTGTGGGTTTTATGTTATGGTTCATACGGTGACTGGCAAAACCCAGATGATGATACATACGGGAAAATGTTCGCTATTGACATCACAACTGACAACATCGTTGATTCAATAATAGTTGGTGGTCATCCCTCACGACTCGTCATTTTAGAGGGCTTTGCTTATACGATAAAAGACGGAAATATCGCAAGGATAAACCTTTCAACGAAAGAAATTCAAGAAAACTTCATAGAAGGAAATTTCTATTCCCTTGGGATTGATATCTTGAACAAACTTTTATATTGCGCCGATGCAAAAGATTATGTCCGGAAAGGTGAAGTTTATGTCTACGATTTAAGCGGTAAGTTCATAAAAAAATTTCAAGTTGGAGTAATCCCAAGCTCGTTTGGCTTTGTAAATTAA